The window TTCAAAATCGGTAACCATTTTTGTGTTAGCCCCCCGGGCAATAAGATACTTCAGTATCTCATTGTTTTTAGACACCATGGCAGACAAATGCAGGGCGGTATAACCTTCTTGGTTTTTAGCATTAACATCAAGGTTAAAACCTGAGGCCCATTTAAGCAAGTCAATATCATTTTTCTGTACCGCCAGGTGGATAAGGGTGTTGCCATCCTGTTGTGATTTCAGTATGTCTGTACCGTGTTCTTTCAGAAACCCGGCTTTATCCCTGAAGCTGCTTTCGTGTTTACTGTTATACGACTCAACAAGGTAATAAGCAATGTTATTCCCTTTAGTATCGGTAGTATTCAGTTTAGCTCCTTTACCGAACAGGTATTTTACAATTTCGGGTGAATTATGGGCAATTGCAAGCATAATGGCAGACGCCCCCTTTTTATTCTTCAGATTAATATCGCTGATACTTTTAGAGAACAGCTTAACAACGGCAAGATCGTTCGATCTGGCAGCATTCAGAAACGGAGTGTTCCCCTCCTCATCCCGGGCGTTTACATCCAGGTTTTTATTTAAAAAGAACTGAAGTGTTTCAATATCTTTTACCCTCGATGATAGTATGTGCAGGGGGGTACGGCCGTCTTTTCCGCTTACATGGGGGTTTAACCCTGCCGTTTCAAGATACTTATAATAAGATAAGGGAGTAGAACTGCCCCTCATTCCCATGCTGGCGAATAAGAAGGCATTATCATTGCCTTTGATCCCTTTGGAAATAAGTTTTTTTGAGAGTTCTATATTTCCGGATTTAGCAGCATAATTAAACAACCCGTTTCCATGGCTGTCGGTACTGTTAACAGCCAAACCTTTCGATATAAAATAATCAGAGACTTTAAAGTCGGTATCAAAAGGGGCTGCCAGCAGCAAAGCGTTTGCCCCATCGTGATCTACATCTTTTAACAGGTTGGCCCCATTCGATAAACAGAGATCAAAAACTTTAGTGTTTTTCTGTCCTGTTGCCGCGGCAAAGTTTAAAACAGTATATCCGTGGTCGTCGCGTATATCTGTTTTGGCACCCTGCTTTAGTAAATATGCCATTAAGCGGTCATTGCCTATATAGGCGGCCCAGAATAAATACGTTCTTCCATCATGGGTAAGCTTGTTGATATCGTTCCCATCGAGGCTTAATAAATACTCAATGGTTTTGTCAGGAGCTTTTTCCAGGATAGCGTAGACCACCGGGTCAAACCCGTTTGCATTGAGCTGCGTGGGCTTATTGTATTCGTCAATTTTACTTTTAACGGTTTCTGTATCGGGTTGCGTTTTCCAGAAATCACGGGTTAAAAAAATATTCTCCTGCGCATATGTAAACGTTGTGGTAAGCACAACAGATACAAATACAATAAAATGTGTAATGGCCTTCATTATTTTTTATTTTACAAATGAATCGATAAGCGCATCTATCTCAGATTTCTCTTGGTATGCATTTTCATCGAGTAAATATTTAAAAAGTACTTTATTGTCTACTTTTTCTTTTAATTCCAGGTCTGTATTTCTGGAGAATACCTCATCCCATTTTGCACGTACCAAAGCCCATTTGTTCTTGTTTTTACTCCAATAGTCCTGTGCTGCCTTACACTTGCTGTCGTCTACTTTTACATAAGTATTGAACCCTTTTTCCTGTGCCAGGACAATGTCTTCTTTGTTGTCCTCACGGATCACCTTATCGTTATCCTGCTCATGTATCCAGCCATTTTGTGTGATTTCATGATGGTTTCTTCTTGTCGTTACATTGTAATCGCTTCTTTGGGTGTATTCCCTGCGGGGTAGCGGGGCAGAAGTGGTGTTTTCCCAATAACTCTTTCCATCGATGTGTACCCAGCTTGCAGAACCTTCGTAACGGGGGCTGTCGTCAACCTGGAATACTTTTTGGGTCCACTGTCCCTTTATCGAACTCTTGGGAAGTTTTTTGTAGGTCCACTTATTGTCGTGATCGAATTCATACAGATCGGTATTCTCGTATTCCCAATCCTGTCTCCAGTGTTTTACAATATATGGATGCTCTTTGGGCCCGACAATGAGAAGATGTTGCAGAGAGATCTTATCTTTTGAGTCATCTACAAGTTGTACCCATTCCAGTCCTTTGTCGTGTTTTACAGGAGAAGGAACATAAGTAGAGTCTCCCGAATATTCAAAAGTTTCTGCAAAATTGAAGGTTACTTCATAACAGCCACACATATCCTTGATGGCTTTCTGGTCTTGTTTCTTTTTGTTTTGGGCGTTAAGGCCGGTACCTATTGCAAGTAGCGCAATGAATAGTAAAGATCGTTTCATAATATATATACAAGAATTTACTGTAAAAAATAATTTCCCTATTTAGATTGATTTTAAATAAAGATCATATATTTGCACGACAAAAATAATTAGAATGAGTCTAAATAAAAATAATTTTATTATTTATTTTTTTGCACTGATATCGGTTCCGTTTTATTCGCAAAGTGAAAAACCGGTTCCTGACTCTCTTCAAACCGAACGCCTGGAAGAAGTTATAGTAACGGCAACGCGTACTAAAAGACAGCTTTCTTCATTGCCTTTGCCTGCACAGCTTATTTCTAAAAGAGAAATAGCACAAATAAACTCGATGCGTTTAAACGATGTGTTGAATGAGCAAACAGGGCTGATAACAGTGCCTGATTTTGGCGGAGGCGAAGGAATTCAGATGCAGGGACTAGACTCACAGTACACACTGGTATTAATTGATGGGGTGCCCCTGATAGGAAGATCTGCCGGTACTTTAGACATAAGCAGGATTGCTGTGGGAAATATAAAGCAGATTGAAATTGTAAAGGGAGCTTCTTCCAGCTTGTATGGCAGTGAAGCTTTAGGAGGGGTGATTAATATAATTACAGAAGATCCCGGATCGGGGGTTAACGGAAATATAAGTTCCCGATACGGTAGCTTTAATACAAACGATACCGGTGCTTCCGTAGGATATAGTAACAGGCAGCTGGCAGCGAGCTTTTTTCTTAATAGGTATAGTAGTGAGGGTTATGATTTAGATAAAAGCGATGCATTAAAGACAGTAGACCCTTTTACAAATTATACGTTCAGTTCAAAAGTAAAATACGAGTTGAACGATAAAAGTTCCTTCATGATCTCCGGGAGGTATTATACCCAAAACCAGGATTATGTAGCATCAGAAGAACTAAAAGGAGAGAGCAATATTGATGAATTCAATACCCATTTGAAACTTGATCATGATTTTAACACTAAATGGAAGGGCTACCTTGAACTTTATGCGACAAATTATAAGGCGAACGAATATCTGAACGATTCGAATCAGAGCAGGTACAGTGAAAGTAATTTCGATCAATGGTTATGGAGACCCGAAGCACGAATATTATTCAAGCCTCATAAAAATGACAGTTTTATTGCCGGAATAGGGACAAATTATGAAACCTTGGATCGCACAGATTTTTCAGAAAATCCAAAATTTACTTCACCTTACATCTATGCGCAATACGATGCTAACATTACTGAAAAACTCAATGTGATTTTAGGAGCACGATTCGACAATCATAGCGAATACAGTTCACAATTTAGTCCTAAAGCAGCGGTCAGATATGAATTCAGTAAAAAATTAGCGGTAAAGGGGTCCGTTGGATATGGGTTTAAAGCGCCGGACTTCAGGCAGTTGTATTTCGACTTTTCCAACGCAGCCGTCGGCTATACGGTTTTAGGGTATAATGCTGTTGTTACTGCCATTCAAAGAATGGAGGAAGAAGGGCAGATTAGCAAGATAGTAGTACCGCTTTCCGAATTTGAAAATGAGTTAAAACCCGAAAATTCAATAGGGATTAACCTGGGGCTGGATTATAGGTTTTCTTCAACCGTTAAATTTAATATGAACCTCTTCAGGAACAATATTGAAGACCTTATTGATACCCGGGTAATAGCCGGTAAAACCAACGGACAGAATGTATTCAGCTATTACAATGTCCATAAAGTTTATACACAGGGACTGGAGTTTAATGCCACATGGATGCCTGATAACAACCTGAAATTGTCAGGAGGATATCAATTGCTTTTTGCAAAAGACAAAGAAGCTGAAGAAGCGTTTAAAAACGGAGAGGTATATGCCCGTAACTCGAACGGGTCGTTTAAACTTGACAAAAGTGATTATTTCGGACTGTACAACCGCTCTAGGCATATGGCCAACTTTAAAATATTTTATCAAATCCCGGCTTGGAGTATGAACATGAATATCCGGGGTACTTACCGGAGTAAGTATGGCTTGTACGATTCGAACGGGAATGCCTATCTCGATAAATACGATGTTTTTGTTGACGGGTATTCGGTATGGGACATAGCGCTTAATAAAACCATCTTAAAGAATTATACCCTCGGAGTCGGAATAGACAATGCATTCGGGTTTACCGATACGCAAAACATCAGCAATATCTCCGGAAGGATCTTTTACGGAAAACTAAATATTAAATTTTAAATATATACTTATGAAATCTATCAAACTATTATTTTTAACGGTGTTTTTTATAGGGTTTACATCATGTAGTAGCGACGACGATGGTGCATCCCTTTTAGATGTTGAATCAGAGTCTGTTTCAAACCTTAAGGCCACACAAAGTGCCGATTATTCTACGAATCCGCCTACCATCACTGGCGACTATATTAAATTTTCTTTTGAATCCGGAACTACGGTTACAGGAGATAACTGGGATATCGCTTTTAGAGGGACTACAATTTTAATAAACGGCGGGGCATCGACAGCAGATGATCAACCAATCAGAAAAGGAAACGGAGGCGCTTATATAGCAAATGGAACCCTGGCTGAAGTGAATACTGTAGATTTGTCGTTATTTACACAAGATAGCGAGACTAATGGGTTGGCTATACCCACAGGTTCGGGGAACGGTTGGTACAATTACAACCAAACCAACCATAATATAACACCTATAGCAGGGAAGGTAATTGTGGTGAAAACACATAATGGCAGGTACGCTAAAGTAGAAATATTAAGCTATTATGAGGATGGCGAGCCTAATGAAGATTTAAGCAATTCTCAGTATTACAGCTTCAATTATGTATACCAGCCTAATGAAGGAGAGACCGGGTTTTAATAATAATCAGAGGGAATTCCTTTTTTAAGACACATGAGGAAATTGGCCCTGAGTTGCCAGTTCCGTGAAATTCAAAGAAAATGCTCCACCGGAACAAGCTCACGAAGCATTAGATAAAATACGGAAAGATTATGGCGTAAGTCCGTCGAAGGATTAATTCCGGATCAAAGAGAAAACCAAAGCCTTATAGAAATATAGGGCTTTTTTCTTTGTTAAATTTTGTTACCTTGGCGCGATCGAAATTATAGCAGAGCTTTTTGTGTTTATGACTTCCTCTCAAATTCAGGAATCGTTTAAAAGGAGACCCCGGACTCTTTAACCCATACCATATGTAATTACAACACCCCGTTAATATAATTTAGAAAAGAGAAAGCACTTTCTATGCATTTAACTTCTAATTAGCACACACATAGCATATTTCGAAACTGAATCCTATATTTGTAAACGTGTGCAAACTACTACAAACTCTATCGTACCTCTTGCTAAGCTGCTGGTTCAGTTATAGTCAGGCAACACCCTCAGCTATAGTCGCTGATAATAAACTGACAGAGCAACTGGACTCCCTGCCTAATGACCATGACCGGGTTTTGTTTCTTGCCACTTTCTTAAATACTCAAAAACCCGAAGACGAAAACACAGTAGCCATTGTCAGATCCTATAAAGAAAAAGCAATAGAAAACGAGCAATGGCAACCGGCACTTACCATGGTAAATGCCCTCGGCAACTATTATATATACCAGGAAATTAATCACAAAGCAGCTTACCGGATATTAAAATCTTATAAACAATATCTCTCTCATAACAAGGATTATAAACAGGTAGCCGGTTATTATATCGCCTATGCCGAAGCTGCTACCTATATGCAGTATTATCACGAATCCTTAGAAATACTTAACGAGACGATACAATACCTGGAAGAAAAAAAAGACTCATCGCTGTATGAGTACGGATATGCCTATTTAAAAGCGGGAGAAAATAACGATAAAATCAATAAAATATCTGAAAGTGTTACCTATTTCGAAAAAGCGAAGAAAATTTTCACCCATCAGAAGAACCACCTAATGTACCTCTGGGCACAAAACGGACTAGCCCAGTTGTTTAGTAAAAATGCCCTGTACGAACGCGCACAGGAAGCACGGCAGGAAGTTTTTCAGAAGGGAACTGCCCTTAAAGAATATCAGTTAGTCGCTATAGCACGTCTGGGAGCATCTAACGACGCCAACCGGCAAGGAAACACCTCCGAAGAATTTTATCATATCAGAAAAGCACTCAAAGAACGTAATAACCAATCAGATATTCAGGGTATTGTAGACCTCCTCACCCTGTCGTATGCAGTATC of the Zhouia spongiae genome contains:
- a CDS encoding ankyrin repeat domain-containing protein, translated to MKAITHFIVFVSVVLTTTFTYAQENIFLTRDFWKTQPDTETVKSKIDEYNKPTQLNANGFDPVVYAILEKAPDKTIEYLLSLDGNDINKLTHDGRTYLFWAAYIGNDRLMAYLLKQGAKTDIRDDHGYTVLNFAAATGQKNTKVFDLCLSNGANLLKDVDHDGANALLLAAPFDTDFKVSDYFISKGLAVNSTDSHGNGLFNYAAKSGNIELSKKLISKGIKGNDNAFLFASMGMRGSSTPLSYYKYLETAGLNPHVSGKDGRTPLHILSSRVKDIETLQFFLNKNLDVNARDEEGNTPFLNAARSNDLAVVKLFSKSISDINLKNKKGASAIMLAIAHNSPEIVKYLFGKGAKLNTTDTKGNNIAYYLVESYNSKHESSFRDKAGFLKEHGTDILKSQQDGNTLIHLAVQKNDIDLLKWASGFNLDVNAKNQEGYTALHLSAMVSKNNEILKYLIARGANTKMVTDFEESAFDLASENELLVKNKVPLDFLK
- a CDS encoding DUF6607 family protein; this encodes MKRSLLFIALLAIGTGLNAQNKKKQDQKAIKDMCGCYEVTFNFAETFEYSGDSTYVPSPVKHDKGLEWVQLVDDSKDKISLQHLLIVGPKEHPYIVKHWRQDWEYENTDLYEFDHDNKWTYKKLPKSSIKGQWTQKVFQVDDSPRYEGSASWVHIDGKSYWENTTSAPLPRREYTQRSDYNVTTRRNHHEITQNGWIHEQDNDKVIREDNKEDIVLAQEKGFNTYVKVDDSKCKAAQDYWSKNKNKWALVRAKWDEVFSRNTDLELKEKVDNKVLFKYLLDENAYQEKSEIDALIDSFVK
- a CDS encoding TonB-dependent receptor plug domain-containing protein, producing MSLNKNNFIIYFFALISVPFYSQSEKPVPDSLQTERLEEVIVTATRTKRQLSSLPLPAQLISKREIAQINSMRLNDVLNEQTGLITVPDFGGGEGIQMQGLDSQYTLVLIDGVPLIGRSAGTLDISRIAVGNIKQIEIVKGASSSLYGSEALGGVINIITEDPGSGVNGNISSRYGSFNTNDTGASVGYSNRQLAASFFLNRYSSEGYDLDKSDALKTVDPFTNYTFSSKVKYELNDKSSFMISGRYYTQNQDYVASEELKGESNIDEFNTHLKLDHDFNTKWKGYLELYATNYKANEYLNDSNQSRYSESNFDQWLWRPEARILFKPHKNDSFIAGIGTNYETLDRTDFSENPKFTSPYIYAQYDANITEKLNVILGARFDNHSEYSSQFSPKAAVRYEFSKKLAVKGSVGYGFKAPDFRQLYFDFSNAAVGYTVLGYNAVVTAIQRMEEEGQISKIVVPLSEFENELKPENSIGINLGLDYRFSSTVKFNMNLFRNNIEDLIDTRVIAGKTNGQNVFSYYNVHKVYTQGLEFNATWMPDNNLKLSGGYQLLFAKDKEAEEAFKNGEVYARNSNGSFKLDKSDYFGLYNRSRHMANFKIFYQIPAWSMNMNIRGTYRSKYGLYDSNGNAYLDKYDVFVDGYSVWDIALNKTILKNYTLGVGIDNAFGFTDTQNISNISGRIFYGKLNIKF
- a CDS encoding HmuY family protein is translated as MKSIKLLFLTVFFIGFTSCSSDDDGASLLDVESESVSNLKATQSADYSTNPPTITGDYIKFSFESGTTVTGDNWDIAFRGTTILINGGASTADDQPIRKGNGGAYIANGTLAEVNTVDLSLFTQDSETNGLAIPTGSGNGWYNYNQTNHNITPIAGKVIVVKTHNGRYAKVEILSYYEDGEPNEDLSNSQYYSFNYVYQPNEGETGF